The following proteins come from a genomic window of Pirellula staleyi DSM 6068:
- a CDS encoding ferritin-like domain-containing protein codes for MKLATLHDLYVEELKDLYSAEGQLLKALPKMAKAASTPELTSAFTNHLEETKGQVVRLEAIFKKLDVSPRGKTCRAMEGLLAEAKETMAESADPSVMDAALIASAQRVEHYEMAGYGCVRTFARLLGYDEAADALQATLDEEGAADKHLTTLAETTINVEAVDPVANE; via the coding sequence ATGAAACTAGCGACACTCCACGACCTTTATGTCGAAGAACTTAAAGACCTGTATAGCGCGGAGGGGCAACTGCTCAAGGCGCTCCCCAAGATGGCCAAGGCAGCGTCGACCCCCGAATTGACGAGCGCGTTTACCAACCACCTCGAAGAGACCAAGGGTCAGGTGGTTCGTCTCGAAGCGATTTTCAAGAAGCTTGACGTCAGTCCGCGTGGGAAGACTTGCCGGGCGATGGAAGGTTTGCTTGCCGAAGCCAAAGAGACGATGGCGGAAAGCGCCGACCCTTCGGTGATGGACGCGGCGCTGATTGCCTCGGCACAGCGTGTCGAGCATTACGAAATGGCCGGCTATGGTTGCGTGCGGACTTTCGCGCGGCTGCTGGGCTACGATGAGGCAGCCGATGCACTGCAAGCGACTCTCGACGAAGAAGGGGCCGCCGATAAGCATCTCACTACGCTCGCCGAGACGACGATCAATGTCGAAGCGGTCGACCCTGTCGCGAACGAGTAA
- a CDS encoding cation:proton antiporter, producing MADAAPAAADVRAANPHPVANDAQPHEAEPQPHRGGQPNIDLILTLTGGLAAALVLGYITQQLQLSPIVGYLLAGIAVGPHTPGFEADLHLAEQMAEIGVILLMFGVGLHFHLKELLAVRSVAVPGALVQSITATVLGALAGRLFGWDWSISFVFGGAISVASTVVLVRVLSDNRALHTRVGHVAVGWLVVEDLLTVVALVLLPSLFGNDAQGGWGVAIALGLALVKMGTLVAVVFVVGGRLVPWLLDRVASTRSRELFTLTVLVIALGIAVGSATVFGVSMALGAFLAGMIVGRSEFSLRAASEALPMRDAFAVLFFVSVGMLLDPRQLLESPMVILCTLAIVLVAKPASAMLIVLLMRYPLKVALSVSIALAQIGEFSFILATLGKQLKIVPDVMADEVINTLVAAAIVSITLNPLLYRMVGPIDQWLLSWRKTPAQQPVAKPDQEEDSEESPRHRAIVVGYGPVGKTVTQLLLDNGITPTVIELNHETVRRIKTFDVAAIYGDASRPDVLVEAGIAEAENLILSSGTSQTDEEIIRRAKELNPKIRILARSQYVRELPKLRHAGAEEVFSGEGEVAMAMTMAILRRLGATPEQIDRERERVTSEFLK from the coding sequence ATGGCAGATGCTGCGCCTGCGGCGGCTGATGTGCGTGCAGCAAACCCGCACCCAGTCGCAAACGATGCGCAGCCACACGAGGCGGAGCCTCAGCCGCACCGAGGTGGACAGCCGAATATCGACTTGATCCTGACCCTTACCGGTGGCTTGGCTGCCGCGCTCGTGCTGGGTTACATCACGCAGCAGCTGCAGCTCTCTCCGATCGTCGGCTACCTGCTGGCCGGGATTGCGGTCGGCCCGCATACGCCCGGTTTCGAGGCCGATCTACATCTTGCCGAGCAGATGGCCGAAATCGGTGTGATTCTGCTGATGTTTGGTGTCGGTCTGCATTTCCATCTCAAAGAACTGCTGGCGGTTCGCAGTGTCGCTGTCCCTGGCGCGCTGGTGCAAAGCATCACCGCGACGGTGCTCGGAGCGCTAGCGGGACGTTTGTTTGGCTGGGACTGGTCGATCTCGTTCGTCTTTGGGGGAGCGATCTCGGTCGCCAGTACGGTGGTGCTGGTGCGGGTTCTGTCCGACAACCGAGCGCTCCATACGCGCGTGGGACATGTCGCCGTCGGCTGGCTGGTGGTCGAAGATTTGCTGACCGTCGTGGCGCTCGTGCTGCTCCCTTCGCTGTTTGGAAACGACGCGCAAGGAGGGTGGGGCGTGGCGATTGCGCTCGGCCTTGCGCTCGTGAAAATGGGGACGCTGGTGGCGGTGGTGTTTGTGGTGGGAGGGCGCCTCGTGCCGTGGCTGCTCGATCGAGTCGCCTCAACCCGTTCGCGCGAGCTCTTCACCCTCACGGTGCTTGTCATAGCGCTGGGGATCGCCGTCGGCTCGGCGACCGTGTTTGGCGTGTCGATGGCGCTCGGAGCTTTTCTCGCCGGCATGATTGTGGGACGGAGCGAATTCAGTTTGCGCGCTGCTTCGGAAGCTTTGCCGATGCGCGATGCGTTCGCGGTTCTGTTTTTCGTCTCGGTCGGCATGCTGCTCGATCCACGGCAATTGCTCGAGTCGCCGATGGTGATTCTTTGCACGCTTGCGATTGTGCTCGTTGCCAAACCGGCCTCCGCCATGCTGATCGTGCTGCTGATGCGTTATCCACTCAAAGTGGCGCTGTCGGTCTCGATTGCCCTGGCGCAGATTGGGGAATTCTCGTTCATACTCGCGACGCTGGGCAAGCAACTGAAGATCGTGCCCGACGTGATGGCCGACGAAGTGATCAACACCCTCGTCGCGGCGGCGATTGTCTCGATCACCTTGAATCCGCTCCTCTACCGGATGGTTGGCCCGATTGATCAGTGGCTGTTGAGCTGGAGGAAAACACCGGCGCAGCAACCGGTGGCCAAGCCGGACCAAGAGGAAGATTCCGAAGAGTCGCCACGGCATCGCGCGATTGTGGTGGGGTATGGTCCAGTTGGAAAAACGGTGACACAGCTGCTGCTCGACAACGGCATTACTCCGACCGTGATCGAACTGAATCACGAAACCGTGCGGCGCATTAAGACCTTTGACGTCGCCGCGATTTATGGCGATGCCAGCCGGCCAGATGTGCTGGTTGAAGCGGGCATTGCCGAGGCAGAGAACTTGATTCTCAGCTCGGGAACGAGTCAAACCGACGAAGAGATTATTCGCCGCGCGAAGGAGCTGAATCCCAAGATTCGGATCTTGGCTCGATCGCAGTATGTGCGCGAGCTTCCGAAGCTTCGTCACGCGGGGGCCGAGGAGGTTTTCTCGGGCGAAGGGGAAGTGGCGATGGCGATGACCATGGCGATTTTGCGTCGACTTGGCGCTACTCCCGAACAGATTGACCGCGAACGCGAACGTGTCACGAGCGAGTTCTTGAAGTAA
- a CDS encoding CsbD family protein: MNWDQIEGNWKQMAGRVKEKWGLLTDSEILAAAGKREQLAGLLQERYGYAKQQADQALDEFSDELNSSPGIERPKSSFFRS, from the coding sequence ATGAACTGGGATCAAATCGAAGGTAACTGGAAGCAAATGGCAGGTCGCGTGAAGGAAAAGTGGGGACTGCTCACCGACAGCGAGATCCTCGCGGCAGCTGGGAAGCGCGAACAGCTCGCCGGGCTGCTGCAAGAGCGTTATGGCTATGCCAAACAGCAAGCCGATCAAGCGCTCGATGAGTTCAGCGATGAGCTGAACAGCTCGCCTGGGATTGAACGTCCCAAGAGCAGTTTTTTCCGGTCTTAG